In Vanessa atalanta chromosome 17, ilVanAtal1.2, whole genome shotgun sequence, one DNA window encodes the following:
- the LOC125070206 gene encoding uncharacterized protein LOC125070206, with amino-acid sequence MAQSSNVVFPRKLLKKFILMYRELNCLWDRKCLTYKHKKKRHDAVTKLTELVQKYDSSATRVHVLRKIESLRACVRREYKKIQDSRLQATSPDEVYTPHLWYYDMLSFVFGEEESNIKEKQESPDPVISESEDENETRESDETFQPPIVNYSDYTVTTNLMEGGNVSPIPKQFAFEEDKSKRHCTEVDDEYDAIGINVAAKLRGLPSNMRILAEKLINDVLYQAQMNGLNSTTVIATPDPFKQDVL; translated from the exons ATGGCGCAGAGCAGCAACGTCGTATTCCCGCGTAAATTGCTTAAGAAATTCATCTTGATGTACAGAGAGTTGAACTGTTTATGGGATAGAAAATGTCTCACGTATAAACATAAGAAGAAACGACACGATGCTGTGACGAAATTGACTGAGTTGGTACAGAAATACGATTCATCAGCTACCAGAGTCCATGTTTTGAGAAAAATCGAGAGTCTACGGGCGTGTGTGCGACGGGAGTATAAAAAGATACAAGACAGCCGGTTACAGGCGACGAGCCCGGATGAGGTTTATACCCCTCACCTGTGGTACTATGATATGCTTTCGTTCGTATTCGGCGAAGAAGAGAGCAACATAAAAGAAAAGCAAGAATCACCTGACCCAGTCATTTCg GAGTCAGAAGATGAAAACGAAACAAGGGAATCGGATGAAACGTTCCAGCCGCCGATAGTGAACTATTCTGATTACACAGTAACCACAAACTTGATGGAAGGCGGCAACGTTTCGCCCATTCCGAAACAGTTTGCATTCGAAGAGGATAAATCTAAAAGGCATTGCACGGAGGTTGATGACGAATACGACGCGATTG GCATTAACGTGGCAGCGAAACTACGCGGTCTGCCTTCGAACATGAGGATATTAGCAGAGAAGTTGATTAACGACGTTTTGTACCAGGCGCAAATGAATGGTCTCAACTCTACCACTGTTATTGCAACGCCGGACCCGTTCAAACAAGACGTGTTATAA